A single region of the Eremothecium gossypii ATCC 10895 chromosome V, complete sequence genome encodes:
- the TAT2 gene encoding aromatic amino acid transmembrane transporter TAT2 (Syntenic homolog of Saccharomyces cerevisiae YOL020W (TAT2); Newly annotated start codon): MTHQKDVEKAASELSDTSAVQRVLKKRSSVLEESRLLEESKTNKRGLVRRCIDSFKPPVDGSFDPDNLKRTLKSRHLIMIAIGGSIGTGLFIGSGKALATGGPLAVLIGWTLAGTQMVGTIHGLGEVTVRFPVVGAFANYSTRFLDPSVSFVVSSIYVLQWFFVLPLEIIASAITMEFWTTSVDPVVWVAVFYTLIISINLFGVRGFGEAEFVFSVIKIVTICGFIILCLVLILGGGPTHEFIGARYWHDPGALANGFKGVAAVMVTASYSLGGSEMTCLASGETDPKEIPHAIKQIFWRIIFFFLVSLTLVGFLVPYTNDQLLGGSNVNNSPFVIAIKMHNIRVLPHIINGVILVSILSVGNSCIFASSRTLCSMAHQGLLPRIFGYVDRAGRPLTGILTNSLFGLLAFLVKSSSTGTVFTWLMAVAGLATAVVWLSINVSHIRFRLAMKAQGKSLDELEFVSAVGMWGSVYSGVMNVVVLVAQFYVSLWPIEGWKDPRGRTEAFFQNYLCALILLFMFVAHKIYYRSTTGQWWKILPLAEIDLESGRKNIDIEVVKHEVAARKKYISEQRWYIRYYHYWC; the protein is encoded by the coding sequence ATGACACATCAAAAGGACGTCGAAAAGGCGGCCAGTGAACTGTCGGATACCTCAGCTGTGCAGCGAGTGTTAAAAAAACGGAGCAGTGTGCTCGAGGAATCTCGACTGTTGGAAGAGAGCAAGACAAATAAGCGAGGTTTAGTGCGCAGATGCATCGACTCGTTCAAACCGCCCGTGGATGGGTCGTTCGACCCGGATAATCTGAAGCGGACGCTTAAGTCGCGGCACTTGATCATGATTGCGATCGGGGGCTCGATTGGGACCGGGCTGTTCATTGGGTCGGGTAAAGCACTGGCAACGGGCGGGCCGCTTGCCGTGCTGATTGGGTGGACGCTGGCGGGGACGCAGATGGTGGGGACGATACACGGGCTGGGAGAGGTCACGGTGCGGTTTCCGGTTGTGGGGGCCTTTGCCAACTACTCGACACGGTTTCTGGACCCGAGCGTGAGCTTCGTGGTGTCCTCCATTTACGTGCTGCAGTGGTTCTTCGTGCTGCCGCTGGAGATCATTGCCAGTGCCATCACGATGGAGTTCTGGACGACGTCGGTGGACCCGGTGGTGTGGGTAGCGGTCTTCTACACGCTGATCATCTCGATTAACCTGTTCGGCGTGCGCGGGTTCGGCGAGGCGGAGTTTGTGTTCTCGGTGATCAAGATTGTGACCATATGTGGGTTCATCATCCTGTGCCTGGTGCTGATCCTGGGCGGCGGCCCGACGCACGAGTTCATCGGCGCGCGGTACTGGCACGACCCGGGCGCCCTGGCGAACGGCTTCAAGGGCGTGGCTGCCGTGATGGTGACAGCGTCCTACTCGCTGGGTGGCTCTGAGATGACATGTCTCGCATCCGGCGAGACCGATCCAAAGGAGATTCCGCACGCTATCAAACAGATATTCTGGCGCatcatcttcttcttcctgGTTTCGCTGACCCTGGTGGGCTTCCTCGTGCCGTACACGAACGACCAGCTGCTGGGGGGCTCCAACGTCAACAACTCGCCTTTTGTGATTGCAATCAAGATGCACAACATCCGCGTGCTGCCGCACATAATCAATGGTGTGATCCTGGTCAGCATCCTCAGCGTCGGGAATTCGTGCATCTTTGCGTCCAGTAGGACGCTGTGCTCCATGGCACACCAGGGCCTGCTGCCCCGCATATTCGGCTACGTTGATCGCGCCGGCAGGCCTCTGACAGGCATCCTGACCAACTCGCTTTTCGGTCTTTTGGCCTTCCTGGTGAAGTCCAGCTCTACGGGCACCGTTTTCACTTGGCTCATGGCCGTGGCCGGGCTGGCCACCGCTGTCGTCTGGCTCAGCATTAACGTTTCTCACATCCGCTTCCGTCTTGCCATGAAGGCCCAGGGAAAGTCTCTCGACGAGCTGGAGTTTGTGAGCGCCGTCGGCATGTGGGGCTCCGTATACTCCGGTGTCATGAACGTTGTCGTCCTGGTTGCGCAGTTCTACGTCTCCTTATGGCCTATCGAGGGCTGGAAAGACCCACGCGGGCGCACGGAGGCCTTCTTCCAGAACTACCTCTGCGCCCTGATCCTGCTGTTCATGTTTGTCGCCCACAAGATCTACTACCGCTCTACGACCGGCCAGTGGTGGAAGATCCTGCCGCTCGCAGAAATTGACCTAGAAAGTGGCAGAAAGAACATAGACATCGAGGTGGTGAAGCACGAGGTCGCTGCTCGGAAAAAGTACATCAGCGAGCAGCGCTGGTACATTAGATACTACCATTACTGGTGCTAG
- the UBP6 gene encoding ubiquitin-specific protease UBP6 (Syntenic homolog of Saccharomyces cerevisiae YFR010W (UBP6); 1-intron): MGDFEFSIKHAGKVLPIKLPAGSTGADLRKAVEELVQIPADRQKYMVKGGLGDETAVADVVKPGSSVLLLGTPDKDMVVKPRTAEKFIEDLGADAQSGQLSRVPMGIVNMGNTCYMNATLQGLYGIVPLREQILAFDDKKATAEGMDLYHVQLIREIQATFRKLRDKKGEAITPMLLLEILRRVFPQFSEMDRQGGFYKQQDAEELFTQLFHTMQTVFGEELIDRFKIGFKTTIKDTMNEGDVTEKTEDDLKLRCHITGATNFMKAGIKESLKETIEKRSDVTGASSTYSVEKKITKLPEYLTVQYVRFFWKKSTGKKSKILRKVQFPFQLDVADLLTPEYAQTKIQVREAFREVDKERAESIRERKRSKFNPAPAEGGSTPAEAAEIARSLEESTREKWARAFAAKTPADLGRGENPSCVYDLIGVITHQGANSESGHYQAFMRDEFDDDKWYKFNDDKVTAIEKEKIESLAGGGESDSALILIYKGFGL; this comes from the exons ATGGGTGATTTTGAAT TTAGCATCAAGCATGCGGGTAAAGTACTTCCGATCAAGCTGCCAGCGGGGTCGACCGGAGCAGACCTGCGCAAGGCGGTGGAGGAGCTGGTGCAGATCCCTGCAGATCGGCAGAAATACATGGTGAAGGGGGGCCTGGGCGACGAGACGGCCGTTGCAGATGTGGTGAAGCCGGGCTCcagcgtgctgctgctcgggACGCCAGACAAGGACATGGTTGTGAAGCCGAGGACCGCGGAGAAGTTCATCGAGGATCTGGGCGCGGACGCGCAGAGCGGGCAGCTGAGCAGGGTGCCGATGGGCATCGTCAACATGGGCAACACATGCTACATGAACGCCACGCTGCAGGGCCTATACGGGATCGTCCCGCTCCGCGAGCAGATACTTGCATTTGACGACAAGAAGGCGACGGCCGAGGGCATGGACCTGTATCACGTCCAGTTGATACGGGAGATCCAGGCGACTTTCAGAAAGCTGCGCGACAAGAAGGGCGAGGCCATCACCCCGATGTTGCTACTGGAGATACTGCGCCGGGTGTTTCCGCAGTTCTCGGAGATGGACAGGCAAGGCGGGTTCTACAAGCAGCAGGACGCCGAGGAGCTGTTCACACAGCTGTTCCATACCATGCAGACGGTCTTTGGCGAGGAGCTCATCGACAGATTCAAAATTGGTTTTAAGACCACCATCAAAGATACAATGAACGAAGGCGACGTGACCGAGAAGACCGAGGACGACCTGAAGCTGCGGTGCCACATCACGGGCGCCACCAACTTCATGAAGGCGGGGATCAAGGAGTCCCTGAAGGAGACAATCGAGAAGCGCTCCGACGTCACGGGCGCGTCCTCCACGTACAGCGTGGAGAAGAAGATCACGAAGCTACCCGAGTACCTCACGGTGCAGTACGTGAGGTTCTTCTGGAAGAAGTCGACCGGCAAGAAGTCCAAAATCCTGCGCAAGGTGCAGTTCCCCTTCCAGTTGGATGTGGCAGACCTCTTGACACCGGAGTACGCCCAAACGAAGATCCAGGTGCGCGAGGCGTTCCGCGAGGTCGACAAGGAAAGGGCAGAGTCGATCCGCGAACGCAAGCGGTCGAAGTTCAACCCGGCCCCCGCCGAGGGTGGCTCGACCCCCGCTGAGGCAGCAGAGATCGCGCGCTCGCTGGAGGAAAGCACGCGCGAGAAGTGGGCCCGGGCGTTCGCAGCGAAGACGCCGGCGGACCTGGGCCGCGGCGAGAACCCCTCCTGCGTCTACGACCTGATCGGCGTGATCACCCACCAGGGCGCCAACTCCGAGTCAGGCCACTACCAGGCCTTCATGAGAGACGAATTCGACGACGACAAGTGGTATAAGTTTAACGATGACAAGGTCACTGCCATCGAAAAAGAGAAAATAGAGTCCCtggccggcggcggcgaaAGCGATAGCGCGCTGATCCTCATCTACAAAGGCTTTGGCTTGTGA
- the MIC19 gene encoding Mic19p (Syntenic homolog of Saccharomyces cerevisiae YFR011C (AIM13)), with the protein MRAGCRRAERQAGRAGQYAGRAGQRAGRAGSAAIGRRAALTQSAQGAGFSGQKISPMAGRGIVERGLRLLHGTPRSTAQHSGMGFFSRQPTETKVFTPSSPVNISPGLLSQLVSTKETDFTRQQLNDKFLEEKVAQRYAQREEETLKKFEVKLNSALLKDSAADEQELSSSAVQQKVASLTERLAQLETRTKPKANKEVADARGQVARCLAANEGRPLNCYEEIQQFKKVAL; encoded by the coding sequence ATGCGCGCGGGCTGCAGGCGCGCTGAGCGGCAGGCGGGGCGCGCTGGGCAGTATGCGGGACGCGCTGGTCAGCGGGCAGGGCGCGCTGGCTCGGCGGCGATcgggcggcgggctgcGCTTACCCAATCAGCGCAAGGTGCCGGGTTTTCAGGCCAAAAAATTTCCCCTATGGCTGGGCGCGGGATAGTTGAAAGAGGGTTGAGACTACTACACGGGACGCCTCGCAGCACAGCGCAGCATAGTGGGATGGGGTTCTTTTCGCGGCAGCCTACGGAGACCAAGGTGTTCACACCCTCGAGCCCGGTCAATATCTCGCCCGGGCTGCTCAGCCAGCTGGTGAGCACCAAGGAGACAGACTTTACAAGACAGCAACTGAACGACAAGTTCCTGGAGGAGAAGGTTGCGCAGCGGTACGCGCAGCGCGAGGAGGAGACGCTGAAAAAATTCGAGGTGAAGCTGAACAGCGCGTTGCTGAAGGACAGCGCGGCGGACGAGCAGGAGCTGTCGTCCTCGGCGGTCCAACAGAAGGTGGCCTCGCTGACCGagcggctggcgcagctggagaCGCGGACGAAGCCGAAGGCAAACAAGGAGGTGGCAGACGCGCGCGGCCAGGTGGCGCGGTGCCTTGCCGCGAACGAGGGGCGGCCGCTGAACTGCTACGAGGAGATCCAGCAGTTCAAAAAGGTGGCGCTGTGA
- the GCN20 gene encoding putative AAA family ATPase GCN20 (Syntenic homolog of Saccharomyces cerevisiae YFR009W (GCN20)), whose amino-acid sequence MSANISAQVRRATSGVDSVVTDYVTGYFNHLSNATFDAVLAKRLDLEQEIFFITELLIDAGADKEKISKLVTEVKAQLLEQLKQNEAKVELTGDTSKRLLDINVLQNHNSKTNINSSLAMLGVTGDIEHTGRKMETRVDLKKLKKAEEKIAKKVAKRNNKFVKYEASKLINGAKEEDYDSFYMKINPLDFGSGAGKSKDIKIDTFDLYVGDGQRILSDAQLTLSYGRRYGLVGQNGIGKSTLLRALSRRELNVPKHISILHVEQELRGDDTKVLQSVLDADVWRKQLLSEELKINERLQDIDKLRAEFDEDSLEVKKLDNERDDLESHLQQIAEKLADMESDKAEARAASILYGLGFSTEAQQKPTNSFSGGWRMRLSLARALFCQPDLLLLDEPSNMLDVPSIAYLAEYLKTYPATVLVVSHDRSFLNEVATDIIYQHNERLDYYRGQDFDSFYATKEERRKNAQREYDNQMAYRKHLQEFIDKYRYNAAKSQEAQSRIKKLEKLPVLEPPEEEKSITFKFADCEKLSPPIIQLQDVSFGYDESQLLLKDVNLDVQMDSRIALVGANGCGKTTLLKVMMEQLRPITGHVSRNPRLRIGYFTQHHIDSMDLNASAVDWMSKTFPGKTDEEYRRHLGAFGITGSLGLQKMQLLSGGQKSRVAFAALCLNSPHILILDEPSNHLDTAGLDALVQALKNFSGGVLMVSHDISVIDSVCDEIWVSESGTVKRFDGNIHDYKKYILEAADAAGVVKRH is encoded by the coding sequence ATGTCAGCTAATATCAGTGCGCAAGTTCGCAGGGCTACTTCCGGGGTGGACAGTGTCGTCACAGACTATGTTACCGGATATTTCAATCACTTGTCGAATGCGACGTTCGATGCAGTGCTGGCGAAGCGCCTGGACCTCGAGCAGGAGATCTTCTTTATAACAGAGCTGCTGATAGATGCCGGAGCAGATAAAGAGAAAATCTCCAAGCTTGTTACAGAGGTTAAAGCCCAATTGCTTGAACAGTTGAAGCAGAACGAGGCGAAAGTGGAGCTTACCGGAGATACTTCAAAGCGGTTGCTGGATATCAATGTGCTTCAAAATCACAACAGCAAGACGAATATCAACTCTTCACTTGCCATGCTAGGTGTTACAGGTGATATAGAACATACCGGCAGAAAGATGGAAACCAGAGTCGACCTGAAGAAACTGAAGAAGGCCGAAGAGAAGATCGCGAAGAAGGTTGCAAAGAGAAACAACAAGTTTGTTAAATATGAGGCGTCGAAGTTGATTAATGGCGCGAAGGAAGAGGACTACGATTCTTTCTACATGAAGATTAACCCGTTGGACTTTGGTTCAGGTGCAGGCAAGTCGAAGGATATCAAGATTGATACATTTGATCTATAcgtgggcgatggccagCGTATTCTGTCTGACGCTCAGCTAACACTATCTTATGGGCGTAGATACGGTTTGGTTGGTCAGAATGGTATCGGTAAATCTACACTACTGAGGGCGCTTTCTAGGAGAGAATTGAATGTTCCAAAGCACATCTCCATTCTTCATGTTGAACAGGAACTGAGAGGTGACGATACAAAGGTTTTACAGAGCGTGCTAGATGCCGATGTGTGGAGAAAGCAATTATTGAGCGAAGAACTCAAAATTAATGAAAGGCTACAAGACATCGATAAACTAAGGGCCGAATTTGATGAGGATAGTCTGGAGGTCAAGAAGCTGGACAATGAGCGCGATGACTTAGAATCGCACTTACAACAGATCGCCGAAAAGTTAGCAGATATGGAATCAGACAAAGCCGAGGCTAGAGCCGCCAGTATATTGTACGGTCTTGGTTTCAGCACAGAGGCTCAACAAAAACCCACAAACTCCTTCTCGGGTGGTTGGAGAATGAGACTTTCGCTTGCAAGAGCATTGTTTTGTCAGCCTGATCTTCTGCTACTGGATGAACCTTCCAATATGTTGGACGTGCCATCTATTGCTTATTTGGCTGAGTATTTGAAAACTTATCCTGCGACAGTATTGGTTGTTTCCCACGATAGATCATTCCTGAATGAAGTCGCCACTGATATAATCTACCAGCATAACGAAAGACTCGACTACTACAGAGGTCAAGATTTCGATTCCTTCTACGCAACCAAGGAGGAAAGACGTAAAAATGCACAGAGGGAGTACGATAACCAGATGGCGTACAGGAAGCATCTGCAAGAATTTATCGACAAGTATAGGTATAACGCGGCGAAGTCCCAGGAAGCCCAGTCTAGGATCAAGAAACTTGAGAAATTACCAGTGTTAGAACCACCAGAGGAGGAGAAGTCGATCACTTTCAAGTTTGCTGATTGCGAGAAACTATCACCTCCAATTATTCAGTTGCAGGATGTTTCCTTCGGTTACGACGAAAGCCAACTGCTACTAAAGGATGTGAATCTGGATGTGCAGATGGATTCTAGAATCGCTTTGGTTGGTGCCAATGGTTGTGGTAAGACTACTTTGTTGAAGGTTATGATGGAACAACTACGGCCAATAACGGGTCACGTTTCTAGAAACCCTAGGTTGAGGATCGGCTACTTTACACAACACCATATCGATTCCATGGATCTGAATGCTTCTGCGGTGGATTGGATGTCAAAAACGTTCCCAGGTAAGACAGATGAAGAGTATAGACGTCATCTCGGTGCATTTGGTATAACTGGTTCGCTTGGCTTGCAAAAGATGCAATTGCTTTCGGGAGGTCAAAAATCCAGAGTTGCATTTGCCGCGTTATGTTTGAACAGTCCGCATATTTTAATTCTTGACGAACCGTCGAATCACTTGGATACAGCTGGTTTGGATGCTCTTGTTCAAGCTCTAAAGAACTTCTCTGGTGGTGTTTTAATGGTTTCGCATGATATTTCTGTGATTGACAGCGTCTGTGATGAAATATGGGTTTCTGAGTCAGGTACGGTGAAGAGGTTTGACGGTAACATTCATGATTACAAGAAATACATTCTAGAAGCAGCGGATGCTGCCGGTGTTGTTAAAAGACACTAA
- the DIS3 gene encoding exosome catalytic subunit DIS3 (Syntenic homolog of Saccharomyces cerevisiae YOL021C (DIS3)), producing the protein MRDEVQNYRHSTVKAQGQSMTTGRKRLSEGLSVTQKVFVRSRNGGATKVVREHYLRNDIPCLSQACTACPAVVAPDAQNELPRFVLSTEPSGGRYVVVDTNIVLQAIDLLENQKCFTDVVVPQVVLEEVRNQSYPVYMRLRTLCRDSDETKRFAVFHNEFCESTYVARAADESVNDRNDRAIRRTVEWYSEHLRERGIVAVLVTNDRENLARAVGAGLEAQSLTEYVESLPNADEIRDAVPNLEPPAVGRDDMARAGFTYPEYYATGRLMGGLKNGSLYQGVVQISEYNFLEGTVSIPNFSKPVLVRGLKNLNRAFNGDQVVLELLPQSEWKAPSMVTMDSEHFDVNDNPDSDEENHEVTVISDKQRRLLAQDAINAQKTTKVQPTARVVAITRRSWRQYVGQIATNTLDLQDSSTQNVFVILMDKCLPKIRIRTRRAKELLNKRIVVAIDSWPATYKYPLGHFVRELGEVESVEAETEALLLEHDVEYRPFSKKVLECLPAEGHDWRAPADLSDPEAISKDPLLPKRRDLRDKLICSIDPPGCVDIDDALHAKRLPNGNWEVGVHIADVTHFVKPGTALDTEGASRATSVYLVNKRIDMLPMLLGTDLCSLKPYVDRFAFSVLWELDADANIVNVDFTKSVIRSREAFSYEAAQLRIDDVNQNDELTNGMRALLELSKKLKQKRLDAGALNLASPEVKVHMDNETSDPNEVEIKKLLATNSLVEEFMLLANISVARKINDAFPQTAMLRRHAAPPSTNFEALNEMLQVRKKMAISLESSKALADSLDRCIDPEDPYFNTLVRIMSTRCMMAAQYFYSGAFSYSDFHHYGLAVDIYTHFTSPIRRYCDVVVHRQLAGAIGYEPLDLTHRDKQKMEMICKNINRRHRNAQFAGRASIEYYVGQVMRNNHSVETGYVIKVFNNGVAVLVPKFGVEGMILLENLTDDFSSAEFVEEEYTLNFKDKTGKTRTVHVFDKVEVEVKSVLDPVTSKRKAQLLLK; encoded by the coding sequence ATGAGAGATGAGGTGCAGAACTATAGGCATTCAACCGTAAAAGCACAGGGACAGAGCATGACGACAGGTAGAAAGCGCCTATCTGAGGGACTGAGTGTGACGCAGAAGGTGTTTGTGCGCTCGCGCAACGGCGGCGCGACCAAGGTGGTGCGGGAGCACTATCTGCGCAACGACATTCCGTGTCTGTCGCAGGCATGCACGGCGTGCCCTGCAGTGGTGGCTCCTGACGCGCAGAACGAGCTGCCGCGGTTTGTGCTCTCTACAGAGCCGAGCGGCGGGCGGTACGTGGTGGTAGACACGAACATTGTGCTGCAGGCGATCGACCTGCTGGAAAACCAGAAGTGCTTCACGGACGTGGTGGTGCCGCAGGTGGTGTTGGAGGAGGTGCGGAACCAGTCGTACCCGGTTTATATGCGGCTTCGGACGCTGTGCCGCGACAGTGACGAGACGAAGCGGTTTGCAGTGTTCCACAACGAGTTTTGCGAAAGCACATACGtcgcgcgggcggcggatGAGAGCGTCAACGATCGTAACGACCGGGCAATTCGGCGCACCGTTGAGTGGTACAGCGAGCACCTGCGCGAGCGGGGCATTGTGGCGGTCCTTGTGACCAACGACCGCGAGAATCTGGCACGTGCGGTGGGCGCGGGCCTGGAGGCGCAGTCACTCACGGAGTATGTGGAGTCGCTGCCCAATGCGGACGAGATTAGGGACGCAGTGCCCAACCTGGAGCCGCCTGCTGTGGGTCGTGACGATATGGCCAGGGCGGGCTTTACGTACCCCGAGTACTACGCGACGGGCCGGCTCATGGGTGGGCTCAAAAACGGCTCTCTGTACCAGGGTGTGGTCCAGATATCGGAATACAACTTTCTGGAGGGCACAGTCTCGATACCGAACTTCAGCAAGCCTGTTCTAGTCCGCGGACTCAAGAACCTCAACAGGGCGTTCAATGGGGACCAAGTTGTGCTTGAACTGCTGCCGCAGTCCGAGTGGAAGGCGCCTTCCATGGTGACCATGGACTCCGAGCACTTTGATGTGAACGACAACCCAGACAGCGATGAGGAGAACCATGAGGTGACTGTCATCTCCGACAAGCAGCGGCGTTTGTTGGCGCAAGATGCTATCAACGCGCAGAAGACGACAAAGGTGCAACCCACGGCCAGGGTGGTGGCAATCACAAGGCGTTCATGGAGACAGTATGTTGGCCAGATTGCTACCAATACGTTAGATCTACAAGACTCTAGCACGCAAAATGTTTTTGTCATTCTCATGGACAAATGCCTACCGAAGATCAGAATACGCACTCGGCGTGCAAAGGAGTTGTTGAATAAGCGGATTGTTGTCGCTATAGATAGCTGGCCAGCGACTTACAAATACCCACTTGGTCACTTTGTGCGTGAGCTTGGGGAAGTCGAGTCTGTCGAGGCCGAGACCGAAGCACTACTGCTAGAACACGACGTTGAATATAGACCATTCTCAAAGAAGGTGCTGGAGTGTCTACCTGCAGAGGGCCATGATTGGAGGGCACCTGCTGATTTGAGTGATCCGGAAGCCATCTCCAAAgacccgctgctgccgaAGCGCAGAGATTTGCGGGACAAGTTAATTTGTTCTATCGATCCCCCAGGATGTGTGGATATAGATGATGCGCTACATGCTAAACGTCTTCCAAATGGAAACTGGGAGGTCGGTGTCCACATTGCCGATGTTACGCATTTTGTCAAGCCGGGAACTGCGTTGGATACCGAAGGTGCTTCTAGAGCAACGTCTGTCTACCTGGTCAACAAACGTATTGATATGCTTCCTATGCTTTTGGGTACGGACTTGTGCTCTCTAAAGCCCTATGTTGACAGATTTGCGTTTTCTGTCCTTTGGGAGCTCGACGCGGATGCCAATATCGTCAACGTAGACTTCACAAAGTCGGTCATTAGATCCAGAGAAGCGTTCTCCTATGAAGCCGCGCAGCTACGTATTGACGATGTTAATCAGAATGATGAACTAACTAATGGGATGCGTGCATTGCTAGAACTGTCCAAAAAGTTGAAGCAGAAGAGATTGGATGCAGGTGCGTTGAACCTAGCGTCTCCTGAGGTCAAGGTCCATATGGACAACGAAACATCGGATCCAAATGAGGTGGAGATTAAAAAGCTGCTTGCTACGAATTCGCTGGTTGAAGAGTTCATGTTACTTGCTAATATCTCCGTAGCAAGAAAGATCAACGATGCTTTCCCTCAAACTGCTATGTTAAGAAGACACGCGGCTCCTCCTTCTACAAATTTCGAAGCGCTAAATGAAATGCTACAAGTTAGAAAGAAGATGGCTATATCTCTTGAATCTTCCAAGGCACTAGCGGACTCCTTGGATCGTTGCATAGATCCAGAAGACCCGTACTTCAACACCTTGGTCCGCATTATGTCCACTAGGTGCATGATGGCTGCGCAGTATTTCTATTCTGGTGCATTCTCTTACTCTGATTTCCATCATTATGGTCTTGCGGTGGACATTTATACGCATTTTACATCGCCAATCAGACGGTACTGTGATGTTGTTGTTCATAGACAGTTAGCAGGGGCGATTGGATATGAACCATTGGACTTGACGCACAGGGATAAACAAAAGATGGAAATGATTTGCAAGAATATCAATAGAAGGCATAGAAATGCACAGTTTGCTGGTCGTGCAAGCATTGAATACTACGTTGGGCAGGTAATGAGGAACAACCATTCTGTCGAGACTGGTTATGTTATCAAAGTATTCAACAACGGTGTCGCAGTGTTGGTCCCCAAGTTTGGAGTCGAAGGAATGATTTTGCTGGAAAACCTGACGGATGACTTTTCCAGTGCCGAGTTCGTGGAGGAAGAATACACACTCAACTTCAAAGACAAGACAGGCAAGACCAGAACCGTTCATGTGTTTGATAAGGTGGAGGTAGAAGTCAAGTCGGTCCTTGACCCTGTAACTAGTAAACGTAAGGCGCAGTTGCTGCTAAAGTGA